The following DNA comes from Kitasatospora viridis.
CACCGGTGCTGGAGTTCCTCTCCTGCGCCGAGCACCCGCGGCTGGCGGCGCTCGGCACCTCCTGCCCGGACCACTTCCTGCGGACCAAGGTCCGTCCGTTGGTCCTCGACCTGCCGGCCGGCGCGCCGGTGGAGGAGGTCCGCGACCGGCTGCGCGAGTTGCACGCCGCCTACCGGGCCGAGTACCAGGCCTACTACGACCGGCACGCCACCACGGACTCGCCCGCGATCCGCGGCGCCGATCCGGCGATCGTGCTGGTACCGGGCGTGGGCATGTTCTCCTTCGGCAAGGACAAGCAGACCGCCCGGGTGGCGGGGGAGTTCTACCTCAACGCGATCAACGTGATGCGCGGTGCGGAGGCGGTCTCCAGCTACGCGCCGATCGAGGAGGCGGAGAAGTTCCGCATCGAGTACTGGCTCCTGGAGGAGGCCAAGCTCATCCGGATGCCCAAGCCGAAGCCGCTGGCGTCGAGGGTGGCGCTGGTGACCGGCGCGGGCTCCGGGATCGGGAAGGCGATCGCGCACCGGCTGGTCGCCGAGGGCGCATGCGTCGTGGTCGCGGACCTCAACGCCGAGAGCGCGGCCGGGGTCGCCGAGGAACTCGGCGGGCCGGACCGAGCTGTACCAGTCACCGTGGACGTCACCAGCGAGGAGCAGATCGCCGAGGCGTTCAAGGCGGCCGCGCTCGCGTTCGGCGGGGTGGACCTGGTGGTGAACAACGCGGGCATCTCGATCTCCAAGCCGCTGCTGGAGACCACGGCCAGGGACTGGGACCTTCAGCACGACATCATGGCCCGCGGCTCCTTCCTGGTCTCGCGCGAGGCAGCACGCGTCATGATCGAGCAGCGGCTCGGCGGGGACATCGTCTACATCGCCTCCAAGAACGCCGTCTTCGCAGGCCCCAACAACATCGCGTACTCCGCCACCAAGGCCGACCAGGCACATCAGGTACGGCTGCTGGCAGCCGAGTTGGGGGAGCACGGCATCCGTGTCAACGGGATCAACCCGGACGGGGTCGTCCGCGGCTCGGGGATCTTCGCCGCAGGCTGGGGCGCCAAGCGCGCGGCCGTCTACGGCGTCGAGGAGGAGAAGCTCGGCGAGTTCTACGCCCAGCGCACCCTGCTCAAGCGGGAGGTGCTGCCCGACCACGTGGCCAACGCCGTGTTCGCCCTGACCGGAGGCGAGTTGACGCACACCACGGGCCTGCACATCCCCGTCGACGCCGGCGTCGCAGCAGCGTTCCTGCGCTGACCCGGAGTCACCTCCGACCGGACCGGTGGCGGCGTCTCCCCGGTGTCCGCCACCGGTCCTCCTCCGTTACCCACCTGTACGACAAGGGCGAACACCGTGACCTCCGCAACCTCCTCCGCCTTCTCGACGGCCTTCGCCGCCGTCGACCTCGGCGCCACCAGCGGCCGGGTGGTCGTCGGTCGAGTGGGCCCGAACAACCTCGACCTGACCGAGGTTCACCGGTTCCCCAATACGCCCGTGCAACTGCCGACGGGCCTGCACTGGGACATCCTCGGTCTGTACCAGGGAGCTCTGGACGGGCTGCGGGAGGCGGCGCGGATCGCGCAGATCGCCTCGATCGGCATCGACAGCTGGGCCGTGGACTACGGTCTGCTCGATGCGAGCGGCGAGTTGCTCGGCAACCCGCACCACTACCGCGACCCGCGAACCCGTACGGTCGTCGAGCAGGTCTGGGCCCGGATACAGGCCGCGGACCTCTACCGGATCACCGGCCTGCAGCACCTCGACTTCAACACGGTCTACCAACTCGCCGCGGCTGCCGACACACCCCAGCTCCAGGCCGCCCGGACCCTGCTGCTCATCCCGGACCTGCTCGGCCACTGGCTCACCGGCAGCATCGGTGCGGAGGTCACGAACGCGTCCACCACCGGCCTGTACGACGCCCGGACCGGCACCTGGTCCAAACCGATCATGCACGCCCTCGGACTGGACCCCGGGCTGCTTCCGCCGCTGCGCCGCACTGGCGACCGAGTCGGGACGCTGCTGCCCCAGGCTGCCGCACACACCGGACTGCCGGCCACGACGCCGGTCACCGCAGTCGCCTCGCACGACACGGCCTCCGCCGTCGCGGCCGTACCCGCGACCGGCGGCAACTTCGCCTACATCTCCTGCGGCACCTGGTCGCTGGCCGGGTTGGAACTCGACGCGCCCGTACTGACCGACGCCTCCCGGGCAGCGAACTTCACCAACGAGCTCGGCATCGACAACACCGTCCGGTACCTGCGAAACATCATGGGACTGTGGCTGCTGAGCGAGAGTCAGCGCGCCTGGGAAGCCAAGGGCACTCCCGCGCAGTTGCCGGTGCTGCTCGCGCAGGCGGCCCAAGCGAAGCCCTTCGCCGCGGTGGTCGACCCGGACGCACCGGAGTTCCTCGCGCCCGGCGACATGCCGGCCCGCCTCGCCGCCCACTGCGCGCGCACCGGTCAGACCCTGCCGGACGACCGGGGCGCGGTCGTGCGGTGCATCCTGGAAAGCCTGGCCCTGGCCCACCGGCACACCCTGCGGAAAGCCGCCGAGTTGGCCGGCCGGGAGATCAAGGTGGTCCACCTGGTCGGTGGCGGCAGCCGCAACGACCTGCTGTGCCAGCTCACCGCCGACGCCACCGGCCTGCCGGTGCTGGCGGGCCCCACCGAGGCCACCGCGCTCGGCAACGTCCTCATCCAGGCGCGCGCCAACGGGCTGGTCCGGGACCGCGGAGACATGCGCCGCCTGGTGGCCCGGACACAGCACGTCCGCCGCTACACCCCGCGCGCAGGGCAGCGGGCCTGGGCGGCGGCGGCGAGCCGGGTCGGCCTGTCGTGACCCGGAGCTGATTCCGCCAGGCGGCCGACCTCCCTTCGCCTGCCCGCCCCGGGCCCGGCATCCTCGATGGCGGCGAGTCAGCGGTCGTGAGCCGTGCCGGCGGGTGCAGCAGCTGGGTAGCCCTGATCCCGCCACGCACCGTCCCGGGCGATGACTGGGTACCCCTAGCTCGAACCGCGATCACGACCGTGTCTGTGGCGAGTCGTCTTGACCGGGTCGGCATTGTGCGTTTCCATCGGTTCGGGCCCACGAGCGCCCGGCCGCGCATCGGAGACCCCCCGTATCCGGCGCCGAGGACCGGCCAGAAGCTTGCTCATCGCGGGATCGCAGCGGAATGTGACTCACAGCGTCGACATGTCGGGGGAGGAGCCGGCGCGGAGAGCTGACGATGCCTCAACCGACCATCGACCCTTCGTCGGTGCACCGTCAGCGGTGCACGGGGGAGTCCCACCAGGCGCTGCGGCAGGCAGGCCAGGACGGGTGCGCGATCCCGGCGGCTGGCCACCCGGACCAGGCTGCCTTGGAGGCGGCGATCTTTCAGAAGGCCTGCACAATGGGTGGCCTGTCATCCCACCCACTGGGCATCGTGAAAGTGCGCCCGGAGTCTGGCCGACTGACGATCCGGTTGCTCGACGAGCCGTACGTCGTGCGCCACTGGGTCGAGCGGCTCCTGCCGCGGCAGGCCGCCGTAGCCGGTGAGGACGACGATCCTCGTGACTGTGTCATCGGCGTCGCCGGCCTGCGTGGCCGTGTCGGCGCGGGCGGTGTCACACTCGCGTGGCCGGGCACCGGTGCCAACGTGCTGCTGACGGGGTTCAACACCCGCTGGTGGAAGCGGATCACCGACCTGCTGGCGAGCTGTGGCTCGCAGCCGTTCACCGGCGTCGGCTGGGCCCCGGTAGAACGTGCGGCACACCGGGCCTGGCAGACCACGAGTGCGGAGGCGCCGGCGCTGTCCGCGATCCTGCGGCGCGTGCGGGCGACTGCCGGGCCCGGGGAGATCAACAGCACCGATGCGTGGGCCACCGGGTTGGAGGGCTTGCGTCTGGAGACTACCGACGGCCCGTCATGTTCGGAGTTCGTCGAGCTGCTGTGCGAGTGGCCTTCGGTCCTGGGCTGGCGGGCGGACGGCGTCTGGTGCACCTGCCGCTCCGCCACCCCGCAGGGATGCAGGATCGACTTCCAGCTGCCCGACGGCCGACGTGTCGACTACTCCAACCTGCACTGGGGCCGGACCAATGACGAACAACGCCAGAGTGCAGTCACGAGACTGAATGCCTCGGCGTTCGCCGCCTGAGCCGGCCCGGGAACCGGAGGCTGGTCGCCGTACCGCGCTGCGGCGCCCACGTCGAGACGGCTCCCGCGCACGGCAGGCGCCGTGCGCGGGAGCCGTCTCGACGGGTGCTCAGTGAGCCAGGATCCGCGCAGGGTTGTCGACGACCAGGCGCCGGTAGACCTCGTCGTCGAAGCCGAGCTGCTGCAGCATCGGGGGGACGAACTGACCGAACCTGGTGTAGCCGTAGCCGCCGTACGACCTTCCGTGCGGCTTGCTGGTGGTGTCGTGGCCGAGCACGATCTGGGAGCCGTATCCGCCGCGGATCAGATCCACCAGGCCCTTCATCCGGTCGTAGTCGTCGGGAAGCACCGGCACGGTCGAGGACCACGCGTCCAGGCCGATGTTGGCCCCGCGGTCGAGCACGGCGCGCGGCGTGTCGGTGGTGATGGTGCGTGGCGTTGCGATGTCCCCCACGTATGCGGCCATGGCGTCCCAGGGGCGGAAGAACGAGTCCATGTGCATCATGACGAGCCGTTCGACGCTCACGCCGGCATCGAGCGCGATGTCGACGCCGGCCAGCACCTGGGCGCGCGACATCGGGAACGCGGTGTGCACATGCAGGCTCAGCCCGGTCTCGGCCGACACCCGGGCGAGGGCAC
Coding sequences within:
- a CDS encoding bifunctional aldolase/short-chain dehydrogenase, with protein sequence MTATPHTEVAGLLARSNRLGSDPRNTNYAGGNSSAKGSATDPVTGRDVELLWVKGSGGDLGTLTAAGLAALRLDRLRALAEVYPGVAREDEMVAAFDYCLHGRGGAAPSIDTAMHGLVDAAHVDHLHPDSGIALATAADGEALTAQCFGDTVVWVPWRRPGFQLGLDIAATKAANPQAIGCILGGHGITAWGDTSEECESNSLHIIRTAERFLAEHGKPEPFGPLLTGYEALPETERRERAAALAPLIRGLASTDHPQVGHFTDAAPVLEFLSCAEHPRLAALGTSCPDHFLRTKVRPLVLDLPAGAPVEEVRDRLRELHAAYRAEYQAYYDRHATTDSPAIRGADPAIVLVPGVGMFSFGKDKQTARVAGEFYLNAINVMRGAEAVSSYAPIEEAEKFRIEYWLLEEAKLIRMPKPKPLASRVALVTGAGSGIGKAIAHRLVAEGACVVVADLNAESAAGVAEELGGPDRAVPVTVDVTSEEQIAEAFKAAALAFGGVDLVVNNAGISISKPLLETTARDWDLQHDIMARGSFLVSREAARVMIEQRLGGDIVYIASKNAVFAGPNNIAYSATKADQAHQVRLLAAELGEHGIRVNGINPDGVVRGSGIFAAGWGAKRAAVYGVEEEKLGEFYAQRTLLKREVLPDHVANAVFALTGGELTHTTGLHIPVDAGVAAAFLR
- a CDS encoding rhamnulokinase — its product is MTSATSSAFSTAFAAVDLGATSGRVVVGRVGPNNLDLTEVHRFPNTPVQLPTGLHWDILGLYQGALDGLREAARIAQIASIGIDSWAVDYGLLDASGELLGNPHHYRDPRTRTVVEQVWARIQAADLYRITGLQHLDFNTVYQLAAAADTPQLQAARTLLLIPDLLGHWLTGSIGAEVTNASTTGLYDARTGTWSKPIMHALGLDPGLLPPLRRTGDRVGTLLPQAAAHTGLPATTPVTAVASHDTASAVAAVPATGGNFAYISCGTWSLAGLELDAPVLTDASRAANFTNELGIDNTVRYLRNIMGLWLLSESQRAWEAKGTPAQLPVLLAQAAQAKPFAAVVDPDAPEFLAPGDMPARLAAHCARTGQTLPDDRGAVVRCILESLALAHRHTLRKAAELAGREIKVVHLVGGGSRNDLLCQLTADATGLPVLAGPTEATALGNVLIQARANGLVRDRGDMRRLVARTQHVRRYTPRAGQRAWAAAASRVGLS